In one Streptomyces sp. NBC_01241 genomic region, the following are encoded:
- a CDS encoding geranylgeranyl reductase family protein — MTEPLSGHSADVIVVGAGPAGSTTAYYLAKAGLDVLLLEKTAFPREKVCGDGLTPRATKQLVSMGIDISEEAGWLRNKGLRIIGGGVRLQLDWPDLASYPDYGLVRKRDDFDEQLARQAQKAGARLYERCNVGAPIVDDRTGRITGVNAKLGEEKTPVTFHAPLVVAADGNSTRLSLAMGLHRREDRPMGVAVRTYFTSPRHDDDYLESWLELWDRRGPQDRLLPGYGWIFGMGDGTSNVGLGILNSSSAFKELDWREVLKAWCASMPQDWGYTPENMTTPIRGAALPMAFNRQPHYTKGLLLVGDAGGMVNPFNGEGIAYAMESGQIAADVIVQAHARATPAQRELALTNYPKVLKETYGGYYTMGRAFVKLIGNPKVMKVATQRGLTHPLLMKFTLKMLANLTDPTGGDAMDRIINGLSKVAPKA; from the coding sequence GTGACCGAGCCCCTCTCCGGACACAGCGCGGACGTGATCGTCGTCGGGGCTGGCCCGGCCGGTTCCACGACCGCGTACTACCTCGCCAAGGCCGGACTGGACGTCCTGCTGCTGGAGAAGACGGCCTTTCCCCGGGAGAAGGTCTGCGGCGACGGCCTCACCCCGCGCGCCACCAAGCAGCTCGTCTCCATGGGCATCGACATCTCCGAAGAGGCCGGCTGGCTGCGCAACAAGGGCCTGCGCATCATCGGCGGCGGCGTCCGCCTCCAGCTGGACTGGCCGGATCTCGCCTCGTACCCGGACTACGGACTGGTCCGCAAGCGCGACGACTTCGACGAGCAACTGGCCCGCCAGGCGCAGAAGGCGGGCGCGCGGCTGTACGAGCGCTGCAACGTCGGCGCTCCGATCGTCGACGACCGCACCGGCCGCATCACCGGCGTCAACGCGAAGCTCGGTGAGGAGAAGACCCCGGTCACCTTCCACGCCCCGCTCGTCGTCGCCGCCGACGGCAACTCCACCCGGTTGTCGCTCGCGATGGGCCTGCACCGCCGCGAGGACCGCCCGATGGGCGTGGCCGTGCGTACGTACTTCACCTCGCCCCGCCACGACGACGACTACCTGGAGTCCTGGCTGGAGCTGTGGGACCGCCGCGGCCCCCAGGACCGGCTCCTGCCCGGCTACGGCTGGATCTTCGGCATGGGTGACGGCACGTCCAACGTCGGTCTCGGCATCCTCAACTCCTCCTCCGCATTCAAGGAGCTGGACTGGCGCGAGGTCCTCAAGGCGTGGTGCGCGTCCATGCCGCAGGACTGGGGCTACACCCCGGAGAACATGACGACGCCGATCCGCGGCGCCGCCCTCCCGATGGCCTTCAACCGCCAGCCGCACTACACCAAGGGCCTGTTGCTCGTCGGTGACGCGGGCGGCATGGTCAACCCGTTCAACGGCGAAGGCATCGCGTACGCCATGGAGTCGGGCCAGATCGCCGCGGACGTCATCGTCCAGGCCCACGCCCGCGCGACCCCGGCCCAGCGCGAACTGGCGCTCACCAACTACCCGAAGGTGCTCAAGGAGACCTACGGCGGCTACTACACGATGGGCCGCGCCTTCGTGAAGCTGATCGGCAACCCGAAGGTCATGAAGGTCGCCACCCAGCGCGGGCTGACGCATCCGCTGCTGATGAAGTTCACGCTGAAGATGCTCGCCAACCTGACCGACCCTACGGGCGGCGACGCGATGGACCGGATCATCAACGGTCTGTCGAAGGTGGCCCCGAAGGCCTGA
- a CDS encoding demethylmenaquinone methyltransferase, whose product MTRASLDKQPHEVATMFDGVAANYDLTNDVLSLGQARLWRKEVAKAVHARPAEKVLDLAAGTATSSLPFAATGAYVVPCDFSLGMLQEGKKRNSWLPFTAGDATRLPFRDETFDVVTISFGLRNVQDTDAALRELYRVTKPGGRVVICEFSQPTWAPFRTVYTEYLMRALPPVARAVSSNPDAYVYLAESIRAWPDQAGLAAKLQQAGWSKVAWRNLTGGVVALHRGVRP is encoded by the coding sequence GTGACCCGAGCTTCCCTGGACAAGCAGCCGCACGAAGTCGCCACGATGTTCGACGGCGTGGCGGCGAACTACGACCTCACCAACGACGTGCTGTCGCTCGGCCAGGCCCGGCTGTGGCGCAAGGAGGTCGCGAAGGCGGTGCACGCCCGGCCCGCGGAGAAGGTCCTCGACCTGGCGGCCGGCACGGCGACGTCGTCGCTGCCGTTCGCCGCGACGGGCGCGTACGTCGTGCCCTGCGACTTCTCCCTCGGCATGCTGCAGGAGGGCAAGAAGCGCAACTCCTGGCTGCCCTTCACCGCGGGCGACGCCACCCGGCTGCCGTTTCGCGACGAGACCTTCGACGTGGTGACCATCTCCTTCGGGCTGCGCAACGTCCAGGACACGGACGCGGCGCTGCGCGAGCTGTACCGGGTGACCAAGCCGGGCGGCCGGGTGGTGATCTGCGAGTTCTCGCAGCCGACCTGGGCGCCGTTTCGCACGGTGTACACCGAGTACCTGATGCGGGCGCTGCCGCCGGTCGCGCGCGCGGTGTCGTCCAATCCGGACGCGTACGTCTATCTCGCCGAGTCCATCCGGGCCTGGCCCGACCAGGCCGGGCTCGCGGCGAAGCTCCAGCAGGCCGGCTGGTCGAAGGTCGCCTGGCGCAATCTCACCGGCGGTGTGGTGGCGCTGCACCGGGGCGTACGTCCTTGA
- a CDS encoding NADH-quinone oxidoreductase subunit A, which translates to MNAYAPILVLGALGAGFAIFSVVMATLIGPKRYNRAKLEAYECGIEPTPTPAGGGRFPIKYYLTAMLFIVFDIEIVFLYPWAVTFDALGIFGLVEMLLFVLTVFVAYAYVWRRGGLEWD; encoded by the coding sequence GTGAATGCCTACGCGCCCATCCTCGTGCTCGGCGCCCTCGGGGCAGGGTTTGCGATCTTCTCCGTGGTCATGGCCACGCTTATCGGCCCCAAGCGGTACAACCGGGCAAAGCTCGAAGCGTACGAGTGCGGTATCGAACCCACCCCCACTCCAGCCGGAGGCGGCCGCTTCCCCATCAAGTACTACCTGACGGCGATGCTCTTCATCGTCTTCGACATCGAGATCGTCTTCCTCTATCCCTGGGCGGTCACCTTCGACGCCCTGGGGATCTTCGGGCTCGTGGAGATGCTGCTCTTCGTGCTCACCGTCTTCGTCGCCTACGCGTATGTGTGGCGGC
- a CDS encoding ABC transporter permease: MIRGVLRTRRTRPVEPSVFSFGDLLGESLAGMLQRPARSALTALGTVLGVGTFVAILGLIATTSSQIDGRFNSLTATEVSLEDKASQQNEFAGPAFPPDADDRVERLNGVRSAGVYWPVRLDAAVTVRSAPVGQVVGDGKAEVVAASPGVLEAAEPTLSQGRIYDDLMSDDGAYVAVIGSGVASRLGITTLETRPAVFVGDQPFTVTGIIEKTERKADLLLSVVVPRTTAEKIWGPPEGSSATMLISTELGAAQQVARLAPTALRPDHPEYLKALPPPDPRTLRSGVSGDLSQLFLLLAGICLVIGAVGIANTTLVSVLERTGEIGLRRALGARARHITVQFLAESGVLGALGGLIGTSLGVATVVGVALARDWTPVVHPATAAAAPVIGLVTGVLAGLYPAWRASRIQPAEALRR; the protein is encoded by the coding sequence GTGATCCGCGGCGTGCTGCGGACGCGCCGAACCCGTCCGGTGGAGCCCTCGGTGTTCTCCTTCGGTGACCTGCTGGGTGAATCACTCGCCGGCATGCTGCAGCGCCCGGCCCGTTCGGCGCTGACCGCGCTCGGTACGGTCCTCGGCGTGGGCACGTTCGTGGCCATTCTCGGTCTGATCGCTACCACCTCCTCGCAGATCGATGGCCGCTTCAACTCCCTCACCGCCACGGAGGTTTCGCTCGAGGACAAGGCCTCGCAACAGAATGAGTTCGCGGGACCCGCCTTTCCGCCGGACGCCGACGACCGGGTGGAGAGACTGAACGGGGTGCGCAGTGCCGGGGTGTACTGGCCGGTGCGGCTGGACGCCGCCGTCACCGTGCGCTCCGCCCCGGTGGGCCAAGTCGTCGGCGACGGGAAGGCAGAAGTGGTTGCCGCGTCCCCCGGCGTACTGGAGGCGGCCGAACCCACTCTTTCCCAGGGGCGGATCTATGACGACCTGATGTCCGACGACGGGGCGTACGTCGCGGTCATCGGGTCGGGCGTCGCATCCCGACTCGGTATCACCACGCTGGAGACCCGGCCCGCCGTCTTCGTCGGCGACCAGCCGTTCACCGTCACCGGGATCATCGAGAAAACCGAACGCAAGGCCGACCTGCTTCTGTCGGTGGTCGTCCCGCGCACCACAGCCGAGAAGATCTGGGGTCCGCCCGAGGGCAGCAGCGCGACGATGCTGATCTCGACGGAACTGGGCGCCGCCCAGCAGGTCGCCAGGCTGGCCCCGACCGCGCTGCGGCCCGACCACCCCGAATATCTCAAGGCCCTTCCTCCGCCCGACCCCCGGACGCTGCGCTCCGGAGTCAGCGGCGACCTGAGCCAGCTGTTCCTGCTGCTGGCGGGTATCTGCCTGGTCATCGGCGCGGTCGGGATCGCCAACACCACCTTGGTGTCGGTCCTGGAACGCACCGGCGAGATCGGTCTGCGGCGTGCGCTCGGCGCCCGGGCCAGGCACATCACCGTGCAGTTCCTCGCCGAGTCCGGAGTCCTGGGAGCTCTGGGCGGTCTCATCGGGACCTCGCTGGGGGTGGCCACGGTGGTGGGTGTGGCCCTGGCCCGCGACTGGACGCCGGTCGTGCACCCGGCCACGGCCGCGGCGGCCCCCGTGATCGGCCTGGTCACCGGCGTACTGGCCGGGCTGTATCCGGCGTGGCGGGCGTCCCGCATCCAGCCCGCCGAGGCACTGCGTCGCTGA
- a CDS encoding peptidoglycan-binding protein: MSENSGNDGKSGKSGNSGNDGDGGNDGDGRDGVLGRRRRWVVAVAVAAAVLGTVGVGASMVIKSPGQVVAEARAPQEDVLTAAVEHRVLVSSVITRGEVRAGQTVNVSPQVSGGDEGAAGAVITKLAVKAQDVLVSGRLLMEVSGRPVFVLQGKLPVYRDLRPGSAGDDVEQLQKALQNLGRPTAPDVRGTFGTGTKSALNSFYASIGYDPLPAQGDDGEGLKSAGAAVRSAERALEDAKDSQGAVKSDAPGDPHRAVDRAAEDLNEARAAYAEVQAKSGPMLPAGEAVFLESFPARVNAVQGTVGSKVSGTAMTLSSGRLVVQAYVPEYQKGLLRAGQHVRIYSEVTGVSAGAKVSRVADTQTAPAQAGAAGFGQEGGDSGGGPAAGRTGYLVQITPDKALDAQLAGQDVRLTIEAASTGGKALVVPITAITAGADGRTVVTVVAGSGEQKRVEIRPGTSGDGFVAVVPVVEGALHAGDRVVTGVRE; encoded by the coding sequence ATGAGCGAGAACAGCGGCAACGACGGCAAGAGCGGCAAGAGCGGCAATAGCGGCAACGACGGCGATGGCGGCAACGACGGGGACGGGCGGGACGGTGTTCTGGGGCGGCGCCGTCGCTGGGTGGTCGCTGTCGCCGTCGCAGCCGCGGTGCTCGGCACCGTCGGTGTCGGCGCGTCGATGGTGATCAAGTCGCCGGGGCAGGTGGTGGCGGAGGCCCGCGCACCGCAGGAGGATGTGCTCACCGCGGCTGTGGAACATCGGGTGCTGGTGTCCTCGGTGATCACCCGGGGTGAGGTGAGGGCGGGGCAGACCGTGAATGTCTCCCCGCAGGTGTCCGGCGGCGACGAGGGTGCGGCCGGAGCGGTGATCACGAAGCTGGCGGTCAAGGCTCAGGACGTCCTGGTGAGCGGTCGGCTGCTCATGGAGGTCTCCGGCCGCCCCGTGTTCGTACTGCAGGGGAAACTGCCCGTCTACCGGGACCTGCGCCCCGGCAGTGCGGGTGACGATGTCGAGCAGCTCCAGAAGGCGCTGCAGAACCTGGGTCGCCCCACCGCACCGGATGTGCGGGGCACCTTCGGTACGGGGACCAAGTCGGCGCTCAACTCCTTCTACGCGTCCATCGGTTACGACCCGTTGCCGGCTCAGGGCGACGACGGTGAGGGGCTCAAGTCCGCCGGCGCCGCGGTGCGGTCGGCCGAGCGCGCGCTGGAGGATGCCAAGGACTCCCAGGGTGCGGTGAAGAGCGATGCGCCCGGCGATCCGCACAGGGCTGTGGACCGAGCTGCGGAAGACCTGAACGAGGCACGCGCCGCCTACGCCGAGGTGCAGGCGAAGTCGGGCCCGATGCTGCCGGCGGGCGAGGCGGTGTTCCTGGAGAGCTTCCCGGCCCGAGTGAACGCTGTGCAGGGCACCGTGGGCAGCAAGGTGTCGGGGACGGCCATGACCCTTTCCTCGGGCCGGCTGGTCGTGCAGGCGTACGTCCCCGAGTACCAGAAGGGGCTGCTGCGCGCCGGTCAGCACGTGAGGATCTACTCGGAGGTCACCGGGGTGTCGGCCGGGGCGAAGGTCTCCCGCGTCGCCGACACGCAGACGGCCCCGGCGCAGGCCGGCGCCGCCGGTTTTGGGCAGGAGGGCGGTGACAGCGGCGGTGGCCCGGCCGCCGGCCGCACCGGCTATCTGGTGCAGATCACCCCGGACAAGGCGCTTGACGCTCAACTGGCCGGCCAGGACGTCCGGTTGACGATCGAAGCGGCCTCCACCGGCGGTAAGGCCCTGGTGGTGCCGATCACCGCGATCACCGCAGGTGCCGACGGCAGGACGGTGGTGACCGTGGTCGCCGGCTCCGGCGAGCAGAAGCGGGTCGAGATACGCCCGGGCACGTCCGGTGACGGCTTCGTGGCGGTTGTACCCGTGGTCGAGGGCGCCCTGCATGCGGGTGACAGAGTGGTCACCGGGGTGCGGGAATGA
- a CDS encoding ABC transporter ATP-binding protein — MTVPVIEFRQVALTYPGPPPVAAFRPCDLVIDRGEFVTVVGPSGSGKSTFLNIAGLLDAPTAGTYLLDGLDTRAMKDGDRTALRGRRIGFVFQSFHLLPHRSALENVTLAMVYSGVARKERRQRAKEALVRVGLGHRVESLPTRLSGGERQRVAIARALVGRPSLLLCDEPTGNLDTVNAQSVLALLAELHSDGMTVLVITHDPEVAGRGARTVTIRDGVLCEPEGATR; from the coding sequence ATGACTGTGCCTGTCATCGAGTTCCGGCAGGTTGCACTGACGTATCCCGGGCCCCCGCCGGTCGCTGCCTTCCGGCCCTGCGACCTGGTGATCGACCGGGGCGAATTCGTGACCGTCGTCGGCCCGTCCGGATCGGGCAAGTCGACGTTCCTCAACATTGCGGGTCTGCTGGACGCCCCGACCGCGGGGACGTATCTCCTCGACGGCCTGGACACCCGGGCGATGAAGGACGGCGACCGCACAGCGCTGCGCGGGCGCCGGATCGGCTTTGTCTTCCAGTCCTTCCATCTGCTGCCGCACCGCAGCGCCCTGGAGAACGTCACGCTGGCCATGGTCTACAGCGGCGTGGCCCGCAAGGAGCGGCGGCAGCGGGCGAAGGAGGCGCTGGTACGGGTCGGACTCGGGCACCGTGTCGAGTCCCTGCCCACCAGGCTGTCCGGTGGAGAGCGACAACGGGTGGCGATCGCGCGGGCGCTGGTGGGCAGGCCCTCCCTGCTGCTGTGCGACGAGCCGACCGGCAATCTCGACACGGTCAACGCGCAGTCGGTGCTGGCGTTGCTGGCGGAGCTGCACTCCGATGGCATGACCGTACTGGTGATCACTCATGATCCGGAGGTGGCGGGGCGCGGCGCGCGTACGGTCACGATCCGCGACGGGGTGCTGTGCGAGCCCGAAGGAGCGACGAGGTGA
- a CDS encoding MraY family glycosyltransferase, translating to MLFITAAVTHLLTAPVRKFAISIGAMPEIRARDVHREPTPRLGGIAMFGGLLAGYVVASHMPHLKEIFTQSSTPGALLSGASLIWLLGVLDDKWELDSLVKLGGQVLAAGVMAFQGLTILWLPVPGTDGIYLADWQGTLLTVGLIVFTINAVNFVDGLDGLAAGTVGIAATAFFLYAYRLWYGYGIESAAATTLISAILVGMCLGFLVHNTHPARIFMGDSGSMLLGLLIAGCAISVTGEVDPSLLKQTVDGTSGSAAMVPVYIPLLLPLSVIALPVADLVLAVVRRTWNGRSPFSADKGHLHHRLLQLGHSQRRAVLLMYFWSALFSFGIVAYSARGAKSWMLFAVAFVSGLGLLLLLQPRYDFAITDLLARMRLMQPRNGGRVVAAGGRRAEEHADDRRPRADAGQRA from the coding sequence ATGCTGTTCATCACGGCGGCGGTGACCCATCTTCTGACCGCTCCTGTGCGGAAGTTCGCCATCTCGATCGGAGCGATGCCGGAAATCCGGGCCCGCGACGTCCATCGTGAACCGACTCCGCGCCTGGGCGGCATTGCCATGTTCGGCGGGCTGCTCGCCGGATACGTCGTGGCCTCCCACATGCCGCACCTGAAAGAGATCTTCACGCAGAGCTCGACACCCGGGGCGCTGCTGTCCGGTGCCTCACTGATCTGGCTGCTGGGGGTGCTCGACGACAAGTGGGAGCTGGATTCGCTGGTCAAGCTCGGCGGCCAGGTGCTCGCCGCCGGTGTGATGGCGTTCCAGGGGCTGACGATCCTCTGGCTCCCGGTGCCGGGCACCGACGGGATCTACCTCGCCGACTGGCAGGGCACCCTGCTGACCGTGGGACTGATCGTCTTCACCATCAACGCGGTCAACTTCGTCGACGGGCTCGACGGGCTGGCCGCCGGGACGGTGGGCATCGCGGCGACAGCGTTCTTCCTGTACGCCTACCGGCTCTGGTACGGCTACGGGATCGAGTCCGCCGCGGCCACCACGCTGATTTCCGCGATCCTGGTGGGCATGTGCCTCGGCTTCCTGGTCCACAACACGCACCCGGCCCGGATCTTCATGGGGGACTCCGGGTCCATGCTGCTCGGGCTGCTCATCGCCGGGTGCGCGATCTCCGTCACGGGCGAGGTCGATCCGAGCCTCCTCAAGCAGACCGTCGACGGTACGTCCGGGTCGGCCGCGATGGTGCCGGTCTACATTCCGCTGCTGCTTCCGCTGTCCGTCATCGCGCTGCCGGTCGCGGACCTCGTGCTCGCCGTCGTCAGGCGTACGTGGAACGGACGGTCCCCCTTCTCCGCCGACAAGGGGCACCTCCACCACCGGCTGCTCCAGCTCGGACACTCGCAACGCCGGGCCGTGCTTCTCATGTACTTCTGGTCGGCGCTGTTCTCGTTCGGGATCGTGGCCTACTCGGCGCGGGGCGCCAAGTCCTGGATGCTGTTCGCCGTCGCGTTCGTCAGCGGACTGGGCCTGCTTCTGCTGCTCCAGCCCCGCTACGACTTCGCCATCACCGACCTGCTGGCCCGGATGCGGCTGATGCAGCCCCGGAACGGGGGGCGTGTGGTCGCCGCCGGCGGCCGGCGCGCCGAGGAGCACGCGGACGACCGGCGTCCGCGCGCGGACGCCGGGCAACGGGCGTAG
- a CDS encoding C40 family peptidase, whose translation MSHTAHIPSHRKPRRNAPKTALRAGVAGGVLSTIAVAGAAGPAQAEPVTQTIEMPTITSGLSTAVAASAQATQQVAQDLQTQAQEDAAAATAAKAAKKAKAEAVRKAEAKKKAEAAAKAKAEAAERASRTAARTTLSATSGSTATTAVASSSASSYTSSATGSAASVIAFAKAQVGDAYVSGGTGPNSWDCSGLVQAAFRSVGVDLPRVSQAQSTAGTQVSLSNLQPGDILYWGGAGSAYHVGIYVGGGEFVGAQNSSTGVVQRPLSYDPPSGAVRVL comes from the coding sequence ATGTCCCACACCGCTCACATACCCAGCCACCGGAAGCCCCGCCGAAACGCGCCGAAGACGGCACTGCGGGCCGGAGTTGCCGGTGGCGTCCTCAGCACCATCGCGGTCGCAGGCGCTGCCGGTCCGGCCCAGGCCGAGCCGGTGACCCAGACCATCGAGATGCCCACCATCACCTCCGGGCTCTCCACCGCCGTCGCCGCGTCCGCCCAGGCCACGCAGCAGGTCGCCCAGGACCTGCAGACGCAGGCCCAGGAGGACGCCGCAGCCGCCACCGCGGCCAAGGCCGCCAAGAAGGCCAAGGCCGAGGCGGTCCGCAAGGCAGAGGCCAAGAAGAAGGCGGAAGCCGCCGCCAAGGCCAAGGCGGAAGCCGCCGAGCGCGCTTCCCGCACCGCCGCCCGTACGACGCTCAGCGCGACCTCCGGCTCCACCGCGACCACCGCCGTGGCCTCGTCCTCCGCCTCCTCGTACACGTCGAGCGCGACCGGTTCCGCCGCGTCCGTCATCGCCTTCGCGAAGGCCCAGGTCGGGGACGCGTACGTCTCCGGCGGCACCGGCCCCAACTCGTGGGACTGCTCCGGCCTCGTCCAGGCCGCGTTCCGCTCGGTCGGCGTCGACCTGCCGCGCGTCTCGCAGGCCCAGTCCACCGCCGGCACCCAGGTCTCCCTGAGCAACCTCCAGCCGGGCGACATCCTGTACTGGGGCGGCGCGGGCAGCGCGTACCACGTCGGGATCTACGTGGGCGGCGGCGAATTCGTCGGCGCGCAGAACTCCAGCACCGGTGTGGTGCAGCGTCCGCTGTCCTACGACCCGCCGTCGGGCGCGGTCCGCGTTCTCTGA